In Variovorax paradoxus, a single genomic region encodes these proteins:
- a CDS encoding protein-L-isoaspartate(D-aspartate) O-methyltransferase: MATQRPSFPVRLTPTASAATRGRIPAAPVKPLVSSTPSMASDAVRARMVQKLAAQGISDPRVLRAMGAVDRHRFVDSALVNQAYEDTSLPIGLGQTISKPSVVARMIELLLGAPALVGKPQDKLGRVLEIGTGCGYQAAVLNHVVTEVYSIERLRGLHERARANLRHFRLATVHLMLGDGMIGYAKGAPYAGIIAAAGGEAVPEAWITQLAVGGRIVAPTHSASGGQALVVIDKTPRGLERLILEAVHFVPLKSGIA, translated from the coding sequence ATGGCGACGCAGCGGCCCAGTTTTCCCGTTCGACTGACACCCACCGCTTCGGCCGCCACGCGCGGGCGCATTCCCGCCGCGCCGGTCAAGCCCTTGGTGTCGTCCACGCCCTCGATGGCTTCGGACGCCGTGCGCGCGCGCATGGTGCAAAAGCTCGCGGCGCAGGGCATTTCCGACCCGCGCGTGCTGCGCGCGATGGGCGCCGTGGACCGGCACCGCTTCGTCGACAGCGCGCTGGTCAACCAGGCCTACGAAGACACGAGCCTGCCGATCGGATTGGGTCAGACCATTTCCAAGCCCAGCGTGGTGGCTCGCATGATCGAACTGCTGCTCGGTGCGCCGGCGCTGGTCGGCAAGCCGCAAGACAAGCTGGGACGCGTGCTGGAGATCGGCACCGGCTGCGGTTATCAGGCCGCGGTGCTGAATCATGTGGTCACCGAGGTCTACAGCATCGAGCGCCTGCGCGGGCTGCATGAGCGCGCGCGCGCCAATCTGCGGCACTTCCGGCTGGCCACCGTGCACCTGATGCTGGGCGACGGAATGATCGGCTATGCCAAGGGCGCGCCTTACGCAGGCATCATTGCAGCGGCAGGCGGCGAGGCGGTGCCCGAAGCCTGGATCACGCAGCTCGCGGTGGGGGGGCGCATCGTGGCGCCAACCCATTCCGCGAGCGGCGGTCAAGCACTTGTCGTCATTGACAAGACCCCGCGGGGGTTGGAGCGGCTCATTCTTGAGGCGGTCCACTTTGTCCCCCTAAAATCGGGGATTGCTTGA
- the surE gene encoding 5'/3'-nucleotidase SurE — MKILISNDDGFQAPGIVALHDALKDIADVEVVAPEHNNSAKSNALTLAAPLYVREAHNGFRYVTGTPADCVHIALKGLLDYRPDLVVSGINNGANMGDDTIYSGTVGAAMEAYLFGIPAIAFSQIEKGWAHVDAAGQVARRLVQQIERERMLGGAPFLLNVNVPNLPFDQLKPVKVCRLGRRHAAEKVITQDSPRGETMYWIAGAGGAKDSGEGTDFHATAAGHIALTPLQIDLTDHANLGQWRETVARLGN; from the coding sequence ATGAAGATACTAATTTCCAACGACGATGGCTTTCAGGCGCCGGGCATCGTCGCTTTGCACGACGCGCTGAAGGACATCGCCGACGTCGAGGTGGTGGCCCCCGAACACAACAACAGCGCCAAGTCGAACGCGCTCACGCTGGCCGCACCGCTCTACGTGCGCGAGGCGCACAACGGCTTTCGCTACGTGACCGGCACGCCTGCCGATTGCGTGCACATCGCGCTCAAGGGCCTGCTCGACTACCGGCCGGACCTGGTGGTGTCCGGCATCAACAACGGCGCCAACATGGGCGACGACACCATCTATTCAGGGACGGTCGGCGCGGCAATGGAGGCCTATCTCTTCGGCATCCCGGCCATTGCTTTCTCGCAGATCGAAAAGGGCTGGGCGCATGTGGATGCGGCCGGCCAGGTGGCGCGCCGGCTGGTGCAGCAGATCGAGCGCGAGCGCATGCTCGGCGGCGCGCCTTTCCTGCTCAACGTCAACGTGCCGAACCTGCCGTTCGACCAGCTCAAGCCGGTCAAGGTCTGTCGCCTCGGCCGTCGCCATGCGGCTGAAAAAGTGATCACGCAAGACAGTCCGCGCGGTGAAACCATGTACTGGATCGCCGGTGCTGGTGGTGCCAAGGACAGTGGCGAGGGCACCGACTTCCACGCCACCGCGGCAGGCCACATTGCCCTGACGCCATTACAGATCGACCTGACGGACCACGCCAACCTCGGCCAATGGCGCGAGACGGTGGCCCGTCTCGGCAACTGA
- a CDS encoding NADPH:quinone oxidoreductase family protein, producing MHAWLCENPTGVDALTWKELPTPTPGPGQVLIEIKAASLNFPDLLIVQNKYQMKPPLPFVPGSEYAGVVQAIGEGVTHLKVGQNVACLSGTGGFGTHTLAPAALCMPLPEGFGHVDAAAFIMIYATSWHALMDRAQLKAGETVLVLGAAGGVGTAAIQIAKAAGAKVIAAASTDEKCELCRSIGADATINYTTHALPNGFRDAIKAATDGKGPDVIYDPVGGDFAEPAFRSIGWRGRYLVVGFASGPIPSLPLNLTLLKGASLVGVFWGDFAKREPKANAQMMAELAQWYGQGKIKPVIDSTMPMAELKAAYAHMGSRGVKGKLVMVN from the coding sequence ATGCACGCATGGCTTTGCGAAAACCCCACCGGCGTCGATGCGCTGACCTGGAAGGAACTGCCGACACCGACCCCGGGCCCCGGCCAGGTGCTGATCGAGATCAAGGCGGCCAGCCTGAATTTCCCCGATCTGCTGATCGTGCAGAACAAATACCAGATGAAGCCGCCCCTGCCCTTCGTGCCGGGCTCCGAATATGCGGGCGTCGTGCAGGCGATCGGCGAAGGCGTCACGCACCTCAAGGTCGGCCAGAACGTGGCCTGCCTGTCGGGCACCGGCGGTTTCGGCACCCATACGCTGGCTCCCGCCGCGCTGTGCATGCCGCTGCCCGAAGGCTTCGGCCATGTCGACGCGGCCGCTTTCATCATGATCTATGCCACCTCGTGGCATGCACTGATGGATCGCGCCCAACTCAAGGCTGGCGAAACCGTGCTCGTGCTCGGCGCCGCCGGCGGCGTGGGCACCGCGGCCATCCAGATCGCCAAGGCCGCGGGCGCCAAGGTCATTGCAGCTGCATCGACCGACGAGAAATGTGAACTCTGCCGCTCCATTGGTGCCGACGCGACGATCAACTACACCACGCACGCGCTGCCCAACGGTTTTCGCGATGCCATCAAGGCCGCGACCGACGGCAAAGGCCCGGATGTCATTTACGACCCTGTCGGCGGTGATTTCGCGGAGCCGGCGTTTCGCTCGATCGGATGGCGCGGCCGCTATTTGGTGGTGGGTTTTGCATCCGGCCCCATTCCATCGCTGCCATTGAATCTGACGCTGTTGAAAGGCGCATCGTTGGTCGGCGTGTTCTGGGGCGATTTCGCCAAGCGCGAACCCAAGGCCAATGCGCAGATGATGGCCGAATTGGCACAGTGGTACGGACAGGGAAAGATCAAGCCGGTGATCGACAGCACGATGCCGATGGCGGAATTGAAGGCCGCCTACGCCCACATGGGCTCGCGCGGCGTCAAAGGAAAACTCGTGATGGTGAACTGA
- a CDS encoding H-NS family nucleoid-associated regulatory protein, which produces MASTLADINSQIKKHDEQIAQLRKQAEDLRNQERAGVIEELRKKIAEYGLTASDLKLTGRAATAKRSASAAPAKAAAKYRGPTGETWSGGRGRKPRWVTEALAAGKSLSDYEIK; this is translated from the coding sequence ATGGCTTCGACCCTCGCAGATATCAATTCCCAGATCAAGAAGCACGACGAGCAGATTGCGCAATTGCGCAAGCAGGCCGAAGACCTGCGTAACCAGGAACGCGCGGGCGTGATCGAAGAGTTGCGCAAGAAGATCGCCGAATATGGGTTGACGGCTTCTGACCTGAAACTGACCGGCCGCGCCGCGACTGCGAAGCGCAGCGCCAGTGCCGCTCCGGCCAAGGCTGCCGCCAAATACCGCGGCCCGACGGGTGAAACCTGGTCCGGTGGTCGTGGCCGCAAGCCGCGTTGGGTGACGGAAGCATTGGCTGCTGGCAAGTCGCTTTCCGATTACGAGATCAAGTAA
- a CDS encoding YbhB/YbcL family Raf kinase inhibitor-like protein yields MDRRDTEGAWRPTAGYAARRYTRFMLEKLPDVIGHALQGVRAGLDNIVFNALGMREGMASIAVTSIAFADHAPIPARYTADGEGLSPPLQWTNLPSGAAALLLIVEDADSPTPNPLVHAIVVGLPPESGSLAEDAIPRQDGGGVGLHVGRNSALQAMWLPPDPPPGHGKHRYAFQVFALSQVPEFSDTPGREEVFEALRAHAIASGLLIGTCERPDGTIKIEEGIPSVGPLAAG; encoded by the coding sequence ATGGATCGCCGTGACACCGAGGGCGCATGGCGTCCTACAGCGGGCTATGCCGCGCGGCGGTATACCCGTTTCATGCTGGAAAAATTGCCTGATGTCATCGGCCACGCGCTGCAGGGTGTTCGCGCGGGGCTGGACAACATCGTCTTCAATGCGCTCGGAATGCGGGAGGGCATGGCCTCCATAGCGGTGACGAGCATTGCCTTCGCTGATCACGCGCCGATACCGGCGCGCTACACCGCGGATGGGGAAGGCTTGTCGCCGCCCTTGCAATGGACGAATCTGCCGTCGGGCGCAGCGGCCTTGTTGCTGATCGTGGAGGATGCCGACTCGCCAACGCCCAACCCGCTGGTGCATGCCATCGTCGTGGGTCTGCCACCGGAAAGCGGCTCACTTGCGGAAGATGCGATACCGAGGCAGGACGGCGGCGGTGTCGGCCTGCATGTCGGGCGCAATTCGGCATTGCAGGCGATGTGGCTGCCGCCCGATCCGCCGCCGGGGCACGGGAAGCACCGCTATGCATTCCAGGTGTTCGCGTTGAGCCAGGTGCCGGAGTTTTCCGACACGCCCGGCCGGGAGGAGGTGTTCGAGGCCTTGCGCGCGCACGCCATCGCCAGCGGCCTGTTGATCGGCACCTGCGAAAGGCCCGACGGCACCATCAAGATCGAGGAAGGCATCCCTTCCGTGGGGCCGTTGGCTGCAGGTTGA
- a CDS encoding GlsB/YeaQ/YmgE family stress response membrane protein, with protein sequence MSIVWTILIGFVVGLVARAVKPGDDSAGFIVTTIIGIAGSLIATYIGQSMGWYIAGQGAGFIASVLGAIVLLILYGLIKRKS encoded by the coding sequence ATGAGCATCGTCTGGACTATTCTGATCGGGTTCGTCGTGGGTCTGGTGGCACGCGCCGTCAAGCCGGGGGACGATTCCGCGGGCTTCATCGTCACCACGATCATCGGCATTGCCGGCTCCCTGATCGCAACCTACATCGGCCAATCGATGGGCTGGTACATCGCCGGCCAAGGCGCAGGCTTCATCGCTTCCGTGCTGGGCGCGATCGTGCTGCTGATCCTTTACGGCCTGATCAAGCGCAAGAGCTGA
- a CDS encoding histidine phosphatase family protein: MGTLYLVRHGQASFGAADYDNLSELGHRQSVRLGEYWRERGMSFDAVITGTLKRHRQTWEGIAKGLGLSRDDVLPWPGLNEYDSEAVIAAIHEGKLEKPDSPEMYRHHFRLLREGLGAWMQEKTKPVGMPSYVDFLAGVTTALDHVRDKHHGAKVLVVSSGGPISTAVGHVLGTSAETTIELNLRIRNTSVTEFAFTPKRHMLVTYNTLPHLDGPAYEDWVTYA, translated from the coding sequence ATGGGAACCCTCTATCTTGTGCGTCACGGGCAAGCCAGTTTCGGCGCCGCCGACTATGACAACCTGAGCGAACTCGGACACCGGCAGTCCGTTCGGCTCGGCGAATACTGGCGCGAGCGCGGCATGAGCTTCGATGCGGTGATCACCGGCACGCTGAAGCGCCATCGCCAGACCTGGGAAGGCATCGCCAAGGGCCTGGGGCTTTCGCGCGACGACGTGCTGCCGTGGCCCGGGCTCAACGAGTACGACAGCGAGGCCGTCATCGCCGCCATCCACGAAGGCAAGCTGGAGAAACCCGATTCCCCCGAGATGTACCGCCATCACTTCCGCCTGTTGCGCGAAGGATTGGGCGCGTGGATGCAGGAGAAGACCAAGCCTGTCGGCATGCCGAGCTATGTCGACTTTCTGGCGGGCGTGACGACGGCGCTCGATCATGTGCGCGACAAGCATCACGGCGCGAAGGTGTTGGTGGTGTCGAGCGGCGGCCCGATCAGCACCGCCGTCGGTCACGTGCTCGGCACGAGCGCCGAAACGACCATCGAGCTGAACCTGCGCATCCGCAATACCTCGGTCACGGAATTCGCGTTCACGCCGAAGCGGCACATGCTCGTGACCTACAACACGCTGCCGCACCTGGACGGTCCGGCATATGAAGACTGGGTGACCTACGCCTGA
- a CDS encoding SurA N-terminal domain-containing protein: MFEAFRKHTKIVMIFLFLLIIPSFVFFGVERYQGFGGDEKVARIEGHDITRPEWDQQHRVETDRIRQQSPNVDPTLLESDALRYATLERMVRDRVLAAAAAKANMTVSEDRLSRIFAQDPGLASFRTPDGKFDRETFQRVTGRTPEQYEASVRADMATQQVMLGISGTAFTSPALAATTINAFYDSREIQVARFNPETFASKVTVSDADIEAYYKDHASQFQAPEQANIEYLVLDLDAAKKNISVNEDDLKTYYKENAARFGTKEERRASHILITAPSSMPAADREKAKAKAEALLAEVKKAPNTFADVARKNSQDPGSAEKGGDLDFVTRGAMVKPFEDAMFALKKGEISNVIETEFGYHIIHLTDIKPAVVPPFEQVRATIESDVRSQQATQEFAKAAEAFTDAVYQTPDSLKPAADKLKLTIQTANNVARTPVPGATGPLASRNFLNALFAPDSLQRKQNTEAIEVGANQLASGRVTTYAPAHPVPLAEVKDKIRAQLINERAAVLAKTEGEAKLAAWTTKADGATFGAPMTVSRRDAASQPLPVIDAALRADAAKLPTLVGVDLGAQGYAVVRVTKVVPRTPPPAELAKQEQTQVGQSVAAAEDAAYYNMLKDRYKAQILVPKPADPLPGAAAAGR; the protein is encoded by the coding sequence ATGTTTGAAGCCTTCCGCAAGCACACCAAGATCGTGATGATTTTCTTGTTCTTGCTGATCATTCCCTCGTTCGTGTTCTTCGGGGTCGAACGGTATCAGGGGTTCGGCGGGGACGAGAAGGTTGCGCGCATCGAAGGACACGACATCACGCGTCCCGAGTGGGATCAGCAGCACCGTGTCGAGACGGACCGCATTCGCCAGCAGTCGCCCAACGTCGACCCGACGCTGCTCGAGTCCGACGCGTTGCGCTATGCCACGCTGGAGCGTATGGTGCGCGACCGCGTGCTGGCCGCTGCGGCTGCCAAGGCCAACATGACGGTGTCGGAAGACCGCCTCTCGCGCATCTTCGCGCAAGACCCCGGCCTGGCTTCGTTCCGCACGCCCGACGGCAAGTTCGACCGCGAGACCTTCCAGCGCGTGACCGGCCGCACCCCCGAGCAATACGAAGCCTCGGTGCGCGCGGACATGGCAACGCAGCAGGTGATGCTGGGCATTTCGGGCACGGCCTTCACGTCGCCGGCGCTGGCCGCCACCACGATCAACGCCTTCTACGACAGCCGCGAGATCCAGGTGGCTCGCTTCAACCCCGAGACCTTCGCATCGAAGGTGACGGTGAGCGACGCCGACATCGAGGCCTACTACAAGGACCACGCATCGCAGTTCCAGGCGCCCGAGCAAGCCAACATCGAGTACCTCGTGCTCGACCTCGACGCCGCCAAGAAGAACATCAGCGTGAACGAGGACGACCTCAAGACCTACTACAAGGAAAACGCCGCGCGCTTCGGTACGAAGGAAGAGCGCCGTGCGAGCCACATCCTGATCACCGCGCCGTCGAGCATGCCCGCCGCCGATCGCGAAAAAGCCAAGGCCAAGGCAGAAGCGCTGCTGGCTGAAGTCAAGAAGGCACCGAACACGTTCGCCGACGTGGCGCGCAAGAATTCGCAGGACCCGGGCTCGGCGGAGAAGGGCGGCGACCTCGACTTCGTCACCCGAGGCGCGATGGTCAAGCCGTTCGAAGATGCGATGTTCGCGCTCAAGAAGGGCGAGATCAGCAATGTGATCGAAACCGAGTTCGGCTATCACATCATTCACCTGACCGACATCAAGCCGGCCGTGGTGCCGCCGTTCGAACAGGTGCGCGCGACCATCGAAAGCGACGTGCGTTCGCAGCAGGCCACGCAGGAATTCGCCAAGGCTGCCGAGGCCTTCACCGACGCGGTGTACCAGACGCCCGACAGCCTGAAGCCCGCCGCCGACAAGCTGAAGCTCACGATCCAGACGGCCAACAACGTGGCGCGCACGCCTGTGCCGGGCGCTACCGGCCCGCTGGCCAGCCGCAACTTCCTGAATGCGCTGTTTGCCCCGGATTCGCTCCAGCGCAAGCAGAACACCGAGGCGATCGAGGTCGGTGCGAACCAGCTCGCGTCGGGCCGCGTGACGACGTATGCGCCGGCGCATCCGGTGCCGCTGGCCGAGGTCAAGGACAAGATCCGCGCGCAGCTCATCAATGAGCGCGCCGCGGTGCTGGCCAAGACCGAGGGTGAAGCCAAGCTCGCCGCATGGACGACCAAGGCCGATGGCGCGACCTTCGGCGCGCCCATGACCGTGTCGCGCCGCGATGCGGCTTCGCAGCCGCTGCCGGTGATCGACGCCGCACTGCGTGCCGACGCCGCCAAGCTGCCGACGCTGGTGGGCGTGGATCTGGGCGCGCAAGGCTATGCGGTGGTTCGCGTGACCAAGGTGGTTCCGCGCACGCCGCCGCCGGCCGAACTCGCGAAGCAGGAGCAGACGCAGGTCGGCCAATCGGTGGCTGCCGCTGAAGACGCGGCCTACTACAACATGCTGAAGGACCGCTACAAGGCGCAGATCCTGGTGCCGAAGCCGGCGGACCCACTGCCTGGCGCAGCCGCTGCCGGTCGCTGA
- a CDS encoding HU family DNA-binding protein, giving the protein MNKTELIEHIAKNADISKAAATRALESTIGAIRTTLKKGGSVSLVGFGTFAVGKRAARTGRNPRTGDAIKIKAAKIPKFRPGKALKDALN; this is encoded by the coding sequence GTGAACAAGACCGAACTGATTGAGCACATCGCAAAGAACGCCGACATCTCCAAAGCCGCAGCGACCCGTGCGCTCGAATCCACGATCGGCGCCATTCGTACCACGCTCAAGAAGGGCGGCTCCGTTTCGCTCGTCGGTTTCGGCACTTTCGCAGTAGGCAAGCGGGCTGCCCGCACGGGCAGAAATCCCCGCACCGGCGACGCGATTAAAATCAAGGCCGCCAAGATTCCGAAGTTCCGTCCAGGCAAGGCGCTGAAAGACGCGCTGAACTAA
- a CDS encoding tartrate dehydrogenase: MSTQRIAVIAGDGIGKETMPEGLRVLEAAATRFGIDLKFDHFDFSSWDYYEKHGQMLPDNWKDQIGGHDAIFFGAVGWPEKIPDHVSLWGSLLMFRREFDQYINLRPARLMPGIIAPVVRRDGTPREPGEIDMYIVRENTEGEYSSIGGRMYQGTPREIVVQETVMSRVGVDRVLKFAFELAQSRPKKHLTSATKSNGISITMPYWDERVAEMGKSYPGITLDKFHIDILTAHFVQRPDFFDVVVASNLFGDILSDLGPACTGTIGIAPSANLNPERTTPSLFEPVHGSAPDIAGKGIANPIGQIWCGAMMLEFLGHKQAHDAILSTIEKVLAPQSGAPRTPDIGGKASTSDLGKAIAAAL, from the coding sequence ATGAGCACCCAGAGAATCGCAGTCATCGCCGGCGACGGCATCGGCAAGGAGACCATGCCCGAGGGGCTGCGCGTGCTCGAGGCGGCCGCGACCAGGTTCGGCATCGACCTGAAGTTCGACCACTTCGACTTCTCGAGCTGGGACTACTACGAGAAGCACGGCCAGATGCTGCCCGACAACTGGAAGGACCAGATCGGCGGACATGACGCCATCTTCTTCGGCGCGGTCGGCTGGCCCGAGAAGATCCCGGACCACGTGTCGCTGTGGGGCTCGCTGCTGATGTTCCGCCGCGAGTTCGACCAGTACATCAACCTGCGCCCGGCGCGCCTGATGCCCGGCATCATCGCGCCCGTGGTGCGGCGCGACGGCACGCCGCGCGAGCCCGGCGAGATCGACATGTACATCGTGCGCGAGAACACCGAAGGCGAGTACTCGAGCATCGGCGGGCGCATGTACCAGGGCACGCCGCGCGAGATCGTGGTGCAGGAAACCGTGATGTCGCGCGTGGGCGTCGACCGGGTGCTGAAGTTCGCCTTCGAGCTCGCGCAGTCGCGGCCCAAGAAGCACCTGACCAGCGCCACCAAGTCGAACGGCATCTCGATCACCATGCCCTACTGGGACGAGCGCGTGGCCGAGATGGGCAAGAGCTACCCGGGCATCACGCTCGACAAGTTCCACATCGACATCCTCACCGCGCACTTCGTGCAGCGACCCGACTTCTTCGACGTGGTGGTGGCGAGCAACCTGTTCGGCGACATCCTGTCCGACCTGGGTCCGGCCTGCACCGGCACCATCGGCATCGCGCCCAGCGCCAACCTCAACCCAGAGCGCACCACGCCGTCGCTGTTCGAGCCGGTGCATGGCTCGGCGCCGGACATCGCCGGCAAGGGCATCGCCAACCCCATCGGGCAGATCTGGTGCGGCGCGATGATGCTGGAGTTCCTCGGCCACAAGCAGGCGCACGACGCGATCCTGTCGACCATCGAGAAGGTGCTCGCGCCCCAAAGCGGAGCGCCGCGCACCCCCGATATCGGTGGGAAGGCGAGCACCTCGGACCTCGGCAAAGCCATCGCCGCGGCGCTTTGA
- a CDS encoding alpha/beta fold hydrolase, giving the protein MAARAQRTIADVTNPFLSFPTFDLVRDGVRIHGRIGGQGAPLLLLHGHPQTHAIWHRVAPALAERFTVVAVDLRGYGDSGRPAADAEHHVYSKREMALDALAAMRHHGFERFGVLAHDRGARVAHRLAADHPAAVERMLLLDIAPTLAMYEQTSEAFAKAYWHWFFLIQPPPLPEALIASDPVRYVRSVMGGRHAGLAPFAPEVLAEYERCAGIAGTAESICEDYRASATIDLVHDRADIAGGLRLGQPLRVLWGEHGAVGKAFDVLALWRERAAEVSGHALPCGHYVPEEAPDALLAEALEFFSLPQQAGATS; this is encoded by the coding sequence ATGGCGGCGAGGGCGCAACGCACAATCGCCGACGTGACGAACCCGTTCCTCTCCTTTCCCACTTTCGACCTCGTGCGCGATGGCGTTCGCATCCATGGCCGCATCGGCGGGCAGGGCGCGCCCTTGCTGCTGCTGCACGGTCATCCACAGACGCATGCGATCTGGCACCGCGTGGCGCCGGCGCTGGCCGAGCGCTTCACCGTGGTCGCCGTGGACCTGCGCGGCTACGGCGATTCGGGCCGGCCGGCCGCCGACGCCGAGCACCATGTCTACAGCAAGCGCGAGATGGCGCTCGACGCGCTCGCCGCCATGCGGCACCACGGCTTCGAGCGCTTCGGCGTGCTGGCGCACGACCGCGGCGCGCGCGTGGCGCACCGGCTCGCGGCGGACCATCCGGCGGCGGTCGAGCGCATGCTGTTGCTCGACATCGCGCCCACGCTCGCCATGTACGAACAGACCTCAGAGGCTTTCGCCAAGGCGTACTGGCACTGGTTCTTCCTGATCCAGCCGCCGCCGCTGCCCGAGGCGCTGATCGCCTCCGACCCGGTGCGTTACGTGCGCAGCGTGATGGGCGGGCGGCACGCGGGGCTGGCGCCGTTCGCGCCCGAGGTGCTGGCCGAGTACGAGCGCTGCGCCGGCATCGCGGGCACGGCCGAATCCATCTGCGAGGACTACCGCGCCTCCGCCACCATCGACCTGGTCCACGACCGCGCGGACATCGCGGGCGGGCTGCGCCTCGGGCAACCGCTGCGCGTGCTGTGGGGCGAGCACGGCGCGGTCGGCAAGGCCTTCGACGTGCTGGCGCTGTGGCGCGAGCGCGCGGCCGAGGTGTCGGGCCATGCCCTGCCTTGCGGCCACTATGTTCCCGAAGAGGCGCCCGACGCATTGCTGGCCGAGGCGCTCGAATTCTTTTCCCTTCCCCAACAAGCAGGAGCCACATCATGA
- a CDS encoding LysR substrate-binding domain-containing protein — protein MNSPLMDRGDLALVLAIRDQGSLAGAADSLDVVPSVITKRLGALETRLGQRLFDRTTRRLSVTAEGEAVCLHAKTLLEGFAALESELGERQNELVGTIRLAATFGFGRRWLGPALATFQTRHPALQIELLLTEQLPELSAEGYDGAIWLWAVQQPRAADWVTRRIARNQRVLAASPDYLARRGVPATAEALASHDCLVARENGEVNQRQFTLWSLRHARDGSTARVRVQGRLASNSGEMVRDWCLAGHGVMLRSLWDIAPQLASGELVRVLPQYAMADADIHWVAPWRPKTPRRVRLLVDHLAEQFRSEPWKPGKAGAR, from the coding sequence ATGAATTCCCCCTTGATGGACCGCGGCGACCTGGCACTGGTGCTGGCCATTCGCGACCAGGGCAGCCTGGCGGGCGCCGCCGATTCGCTCGATGTCGTGCCCTCCGTCATCACCAAGCGCCTCGGCGCGCTCGAGACGCGGCTGGGCCAGCGCCTGTTCGACCGCACCACGCGGCGGCTCAGCGTCACGGCCGAGGGCGAGGCCGTCTGCCTGCATGCGAAGACGCTGCTCGAAGGCTTTGCCGCGCTCGAAAGCGAGCTGGGCGAGCGCCAGAACGAACTGGTCGGCACGATCCGCCTCGCCGCCACCTTCGGTTTCGGGCGGCGCTGGCTTGGGCCCGCGCTGGCCACTTTCCAGACCCGCCATCCGGCGCTGCAGATCGAGTTGCTGCTGACCGAGCAGTTGCCCGAACTGAGCGCCGAAGGCTATGACGGCGCCATCTGGCTCTGGGCCGTGCAGCAGCCGCGCGCGGCCGACTGGGTCACGCGGCGCATCGCGCGCAACCAGCGCGTGCTGGCGGCGTCGCCAGACTACCTGGCACGACGCGGCGTGCCGGCCACGGCCGAGGCACTGGCGTCGCACGACTGCCTGGTCGCGCGTGAGAACGGCGAGGTCAACCAACGACAGTTCACGCTGTGGAGCCTTCGCCATGCGCGCGACGGCAGCACGGCGCGCGTGCGGGTGCAGGGCCGGCTGGCCAGCAACTCGGGCGAGATGGTGCGCGACTGGTGCCTGGCCGGGCACGGCGTGATGCTGCGCAGCCTGTGGGACATCGCACCGCAGCTCGCCAGCGGCGAACTGGTGCGCGTGCTGCCGCAGTACGCGATGGCGGACGCCGATATCCACTGGGTCGCCCCGTGGCGGCCGAAGACGCCGCGCCGTGTTCGGCTGCTGGTCGACCATCTCGCGGAGCAGTTCCGTTCGGAGCCCTGGAAGCCGGGCAAGGCCGGCGCGCGCTGA